A part of Kitasatospora acidiphila genomic DNA contains:
- a CDS encoding isoprenyl transferase, producing the protein MGLRDVVERTPGLRTMLGGLYRLYGQRVEVNLGKTPHHVGVIMDGNRRWAKEAGGTTVFGHQRGADKIVEFLGWCDETNIEVVTLWMLSTDNLSRPADELVPLLGIIEDAVTGLAELKCYKVNPIGTLDLLPAKTAKILKEAAAATEHLEGITVNVAVGYGGRHEIADAVRSLLQEHADRGTSIEELVEILDVEHIAERLYTKGQPDPDLVIRTSGEQRLSGFLLWQSAHSEFYFCEAYWPAFRKVDFLRALRAYEQRHRRYGG; encoded by the coding sequence ATGGGTCTGCGCGATGTCGTCGAGCGCACTCCAGGGCTGCGCACCATGCTCGGCGGCCTTTACCGGCTGTACGGCCAGCGGGTCGAGGTCAACCTCGGCAAGACGCCGCACCACGTCGGCGTGATCATGGACGGAAATCGCCGTTGGGCCAAGGAGGCCGGCGGCACCACCGTCTTCGGCCACCAGCGCGGCGCCGACAAGATCGTCGAGTTCCTGGGGTGGTGCGACGAGACCAACATCGAGGTCGTCACCCTCTGGATGCTCTCCACCGACAACCTCTCCCGTCCGGCGGACGAACTGGTGCCGCTGCTCGGCATCATCGAGGACGCGGTGACCGGGCTGGCCGAACTGAAGTGCTACAAGGTCAACCCGATCGGCACCCTGGACCTGCTGCCCGCGAAGACCGCGAAGATCCTCAAGGAGGCCGCGGCCGCGACCGAGCACCTGGAGGGCATCACGGTCAATGTGGCGGTGGGTTACGGCGGTCGGCACGAGATCGCCGACGCCGTCCGCTCGCTGCTCCAGGAGCACGCCGACCGCGGCACCTCGATCGAGGAGCTAGTGGAGATCCTGGACGTGGAGCACATCGCCGAGCGGCTCTACACCAAGGGCCAGCCCGACCCCGACCTGGTCATCCGCACCTCCGGCGAGCAGCGGCTCAGCGGCTTCCTGCTCTGGCAGAGCGCGCACAGCGAGTTCTACTTCTGCGAGGCATACTGGCCGGCCTTCCGCAAGGTCGACTTCCTGCGCGCGCTGCGCGCCTACGAGCAGCGGCACCGCCGCTACGGCGGCTGA
- a CDS encoding chitinase, whose product MARSVPHTHRRPRRVLPALAAGTTALALAGTGLALFAGGASAAVGNLVSNGGFESGLTGWSCTGSAAAVSSPVHSGTGALQGTPGASDTAQCGQTIPVQPDSSYTLAGWVQGPYVYLGVSGTGGTDPSTWSNQSSWNQLSTTFTTGANTTSVTVYLHGWYGQGAYSADDITLTGPGGSPSPTPTPTPTPTPTPTPTPTPTPTPTPTPTPTPTPTPTPPSGGSLPKHVITGYWQDFDNGATDQKLSAVQSNYDAIAVSFANADPAKPGGITFSLDPTLATNLGGYTDAQFKADIAAKHAAGKKVVLSVGGQNGTITVADATSAADFVSSAAALIRSYGFDGIDIDLENTINPTYMSQALHTLAAQVGPDFVLTMAPQTMDMYTTSSPYFQLALATKDILTVVNTQFYNSGSMPGCDGRNYNQGTEDFITSQVCTYVQGGLAPAQVGIGVPASGQAAGGGYVNSTVVDNALDCLATGSNCGSFVPPAKWPTIRGAMAWSTNWDAKNGNDFSTNVGNHVHGMQ is encoded by the coding sequence ATGGCCCGTTCGGTCCCGCACACCCATCGCCGCCCCCGCCGGGTGCTGCCCGCGCTGGCCGCCGGCACCACCGCCCTCGCGCTGGCCGGCACCGGCCTGGCGCTCTTCGCCGGCGGCGCCAGTGCCGCGGTCGGAAACCTCGTCAGCAACGGCGGCTTCGAGAGCGGCCTGACCGGCTGGAGCTGCACCGGCAGCGCCGCGGCGGTCTCCTCGCCGGTGCACAGCGGCACCGGCGCGCTCCAGGGCACGCCGGGCGCCTCGGACACCGCGCAGTGCGGCCAGACCATCCCGGTGCAGCCCGACTCCAGCTACACGCTGGCCGGTTGGGTGCAGGGTCCGTATGTCTACCTGGGGGTGAGCGGCACCGGCGGGACGGATCCGAGCACTTGGTCCAACCAGAGCTCGTGGAACCAGCTGAGCACCACCTTCACCACCGGCGCCAACACCACCAGCGTCACCGTCTATCTGCACGGCTGGTACGGGCAGGGGGCGTACTCGGCGGACGACATCACGCTGACCGGGCCGGGCGGGTCGCCTTCGCCCACGCCTACTCCGACCCCGACACCTACTCCGACGCCGACTCCGACGCCCACGCCGACCCCCACGCCGACTCCGACGCCCACGCCGACCCCGACACCGACCCCCACTCCCCCGTCGGGCGGCAGCCTGCCGAAGCACGTCATCACCGGCTACTGGCAGGACTTCGACAACGGCGCCACCGACCAGAAGCTCTCGGCCGTCCAGAGCAACTACGACGCCATCGCGGTCTCCTTCGCCAACGCCGACCCGGCCAAGCCCGGCGGGATCACCTTCTCCCTCGACCCGACCCTGGCCACCAACCTCGGCGGCTACACCGACGCCCAGTTCAAGGCGGACATCGCGGCCAAGCACGCGGCCGGCAAGAAGGTGGTGCTCTCGGTCGGCGGTCAGAACGGCACCATCACGGTGGCCGATGCCACCTCGGCCGCCGACTTCGTGAGCAGCGCTGCCGCGCTGATCCGGAGCTACGGCTTCGACGGCATCGACATCGACCTCGAGAACACCATCAACCCGACCTACATGTCGCAGGCGCTGCACACCCTGGCCGCCCAGGTCGGCCCCGACTTCGTGCTGACCATGGCCCCGCAGACCATGGACATGTACACCACCAGCAGCCCGTACTTCCAACTGGCGCTGGCCACCAAGGACATCCTGACCGTGGTCAACACCCAGTTCTACAACTCGGGCAGCATGCCCGGCTGTGACGGCAGGAACTACAACCAGGGCACCGAGGACTTCATCACCAGCCAGGTCTGCACCTACGTCCAGGGCGGTCTGGCACCGGCCCAGGTCGGCATCGGCGTCCCGGCATCCGGCCAGGCGGCGGGCGGCGGTTACGTCAACTCCACCGTGGTGGACAACGCCCTGGACTGCCTGGCCACCGGCAGCAACTGCGGCAGTTTCGTCCCGCCGGCGAAGTGGCCCACCATCCGCGGTGCGATGGCCTGGTCGACCAACTGGGATGCCAAGAACGGCAACGACTTCTCCACCAACGTGGGCAACCACGTGCACGGGATGCAGTAA